A stretch of the Streptosporangium sp. NBC_01755 genome encodes the following:
- a CDS encoding succinate dehydrogenase cytochrome b subunit, whose protein sequence is MTATIERGSATASVNPPADTAKTAKTAKPGRKGGFLGSSNGKKAVMAITGAVMVLFLIGHMAGNLKSFAGAESFNAYAAFLRTMGEPILPYRALLTVVEVVLVVAVALHMWSAISLARRASKARPVKYAAKRKSRANGYAVHTMRYGGIVIVLFVIYHLLDLTFGAVNPAGGGATPYDRLVEGFAPSRWWVTLFYVLALVMVGLHLRHGLWSAFQTLGLAGSRNYRPLKAVAAGLSALLVIGFLAVPVAVAIGVIK, encoded by the coding sequence GTGACTGCCACGATTGAGCGCGGATCCGCCACCGCGTCTGTGAACCCCCCCGCGGATACCGCGAAGACCGCGAAGACCGCGAAGCCCGGGCGAAAAGGCGGCTTCCTGGGCTCCTCCAACGGCAAGAAGGCCGTGATGGCCATCACGGGCGCCGTGATGGTGCTCTTCCTCATCGGCCACATGGCCGGGAACCTCAAGAGCTTCGCCGGTGCCGAGTCCTTCAACGCCTACGCGGCCTTCCTACGGACCATGGGCGAGCCGATCCTCCCGTACCGGGCCCTGCTGACCGTCGTCGAGGTCGTGCTGGTCGTCGCGGTCGCCCTGCACATGTGGTCGGCGATCTCCCTGGCCCGGCGGGCGAGCAAGGCCCGCCCGGTGAAGTACGCGGCCAAGCGCAAGTCCAGGGCGAACGGCTACGCGGTCCACACCATGCGATACGGCGGCATCGTCATCGTGCTGTTCGTGATCTACCACCTGCTGGACCTGACCTTCGGCGCGGTCAACCCGGCCGGTGGCGGCGCCACCCCCTACGACCGCCTGGTCGAGGGCTTCGCGCCGTCGCGCTGGTGGGTCACCCTGTTCTACGTGCTCGCCCTCGTCATGGTCGGCCTGCACCTGCGCCACGGCCTGTGGAGCGCCTTCCAGACGCTCGGCCTGGCGGGCAGCCGCAACTACCGCCCGCTGAAGGCCGTCGCCGCGGGTCTGTCGGCGCTGCTGGTCATCGGCTTCCTCGCGGTCCCGGTGGCGGTCGCGATCGGAGTGATCAAGTGA
- a CDS encoding succinate dehydrogenase/fumarate reductase iron-sulfur subunit: protein MNLTLKVWRQKGPNDEGRMVNYRVEDVSPDMSFLEMLDVLNERLILEGDDPIAFDHDCREGICGMCGMVINGVAHGEQVATTTCQLHMRHFKDNAVITIEPWRAAPFPVVKDLVVDRSAFDRIIQAGGFISVPAGSAPDAHSVPVKKVDADAAFDAATCIGCGACVAACPNGSASLFTAAKITHLSLLPQGQPERDSRAVAMVEQMDAEGFGGCTNTGECTAVCPKGIPLDTIAQMNRDYLRAAK from the coding sequence ATGAACCTCACGCTCAAGGTCTGGCGGCAGAAGGGCCCCAACGACGAGGGCCGGATGGTCAACTACCGGGTCGAGGACGTGTCGCCGGACATGTCCTTCCTGGAGATGCTCGACGTCCTCAACGAGCGGCTCATCCTGGAGGGCGACGACCCGATCGCCTTCGACCACGACTGTCGCGAGGGTATCTGCGGCATGTGCGGCATGGTCATCAACGGAGTCGCGCACGGCGAGCAGGTGGCCACCACCACCTGCCAGCTGCACATGCGGCACTTCAAGGACAACGCGGTCATCACCATCGAGCCGTGGCGCGCCGCGCCCTTCCCGGTGGTGAAGGACCTGGTCGTGGATCGCTCGGCGTTCGACCGGATCATCCAGGCGGGTGGCTTCATCTCCGTCCCCGCCGGGTCGGCCCCCGACGCGCACAGCGTCCCGGTGAAGAAGGTCGACGCCGACGCGGCGTTCGACGCGGCCACCTGCATCGGCTGCGGCGCCTGCGTCGCCGCCTGCCCGAACGGCTCGGCCTCGCTCTTCACCGCGGCCAAGATCACCCACCTGAGCCTCCTGCCGCAGGGCCAGCCCGAGCGCGACTCCCGCGCCGTCGCGATGGTCGAGCAGATGGACGCCGAGGGTTTCGGTGGCTGCACCAACACCGGTGAGTGCACGGCGGTCTGCCCCAAGGGCATCCCGCTGGACACCATCGCCCAGATGAACCGCGACTACCTGCGGGCCGCCAAGTAG
- a CDS encoding RNA polymerase subunit sigma-70, whose protein sequence is MSDTAQLASDAGSRDPAVGLRAVRALRTLVDRLEALQVENARDQGWSWQEIAHCLEVSRQAVHKKYAGGRGLLRRER, encoded by the coding sequence ATGAGCGATACGGCACAACTGGCATCCGACGCCGGTAGCCGCGATCCTGCCGTCGGCCTGCGGGCCGTACGCGCGCTACGGACGCTGGTCGACCGGCTGGAGGCCCTTCAGGTGGAGAACGCCAGAGATCAGGGCTGGTCCTGGCAGGAGATCGCGCACTGTCTGGAAGTGAGCCGGCAGGCGGTGCACAAGAAGTACGCGGGCGGCCGGGGCCTGCTGAGACGGGAGAGATAG
- a CDS encoding ABC transporter ATP-binding protein, whose protein sequence is MRSLPAADPGIPDARSPLGYLRWVARMQRGPLLLGITYATLWWLAMALVPAAMGRGIDAIRAEDVPALVTWGTVVLALGITQAVTGILRHRMAVYNWLSAAYRTVQVTARQSTRLGATLPKRMSTGEVVSIGNSDIAHIGNAMDILLRGVGAVVAIAVVTVILIGASPPLGLTVLVGLPLVAVAVAPLLKPLHRRQNDHRDLQGDLATRAADIVTGLRVLRGIGGERVFADRYGAESQRVRHAGVRVASVESMLEGAQVLLPGLLIAGVTWLGATFAIRGEITVGQLVAFYGYAVFLIAPVRTLTEAADKLTKGHVAARRVVRILALRPEVEGGTGRSEGGLLRDVTSGVAVRPGMLTAVAAADPEEAVTIADRLGRYSDGDVDFGDVALDTLPISEVRRRVLVAGNEAQLFAGVLRDELDVAGRASDEEITRALQAACATDIVEALPGGLEGHVAEAGREFSGGQQQRLRLARALTLDPEVLILIEPTSAVDAHSEARIADRLAKARAGKTTLVCTTSPLVLDRTDHVIYVEGGVVRAQGTHRELLATHPGYTAVVTRGEES, encoded by the coding sequence ATGCGCTCCTTACCAGCCGCCGATCCCGGCATTCCCGACGCCCGCAGCCCGCTCGGCTACCTGCGGTGGGTGGCCCGCATGCAGCGAGGCCCGCTGCTCCTGGGCATCACCTACGCCACCCTGTGGTGGCTCGCGATGGCGCTCGTGCCGGCCGCCATGGGCAGGGGCATCGACGCGATCAGGGCCGAGGACGTGCCGGCCCTGGTCACCTGGGGCACCGTGGTGCTCGCCCTGGGGATCACGCAGGCCGTCACGGGCATCCTGCGGCACCGGATGGCCGTCTACAACTGGCTGAGCGCCGCCTACCGGACCGTCCAGGTCACCGCCAGGCAGTCGACCCGGCTGGGCGCGACCCTGCCCAAGCGCATGTCCACCGGCGAGGTGGTCAGCATCGGCAACTCCGACATCGCCCACATCGGCAACGCGATGGACATCCTGCTCCGCGGCGTCGGCGCCGTCGTCGCCATCGCCGTGGTGACCGTCATCTTGATCGGCGCCTCGCCGCCGCTGGGCCTGACGGTGCTGGTCGGCCTGCCCCTCGTGGCGGTCGCCGTCGCGCCCCTGCTCAAGCCGCTGCACCGCCGCCAGAACGACCACCGCGACCTGCAGGGCGACCTCGCCACCCGCGCCGCCGACATCGTCACGGGCCTGCGGGTGCTCCGCGGCATCGGCGGTGAGCGGGTCTTCGCCGACCGCTACGGCGCCGAGTCGCAGCGAGTGCGCCACGCCGGCGTGCGGGTGGCCTCCGTCGAGTCGATGCTGGAGGGCGCGCAGGTCCTGCTGCCCGGGCTGCTGATCGCCGGGGTGACCTGGCTCGGTGCGACCTTCGCGATACGCGGCGAGATCACCGTGGGCCAGCTCGTCGCCTTCTACGGCTACGCGGTCTTCCTGATCGCCCCGGTGCGCACCCTCACCGAGGCGGCCGACAAGCTGACCAAGGGGCACGTCGCCGCCCGCAGGGTGGTGCGCATCCTGGCGCTGAGGCCCGAGGTGGAGGGCGGCACCGGCCGCTCGGAGGGCGGCCTGCTGCGCGACGTGACCTCCGGGGTCGCGGTGCGTCCCGGGATGCTCACCGCCGTCGCGGCGGCCGACCCCGAGGAGGCCGTGACCATCGCCGACCGGCTCGGCCGCTACAGCGACGGCGACGTCGACTTCGGCGACGTGGCGCTCGACACCCTGCCGATCTCCGAGGTCCGCCGCCGCGTCCTCGTCGCCGGCAACGAGGCCCAGCTGTTCGCCGGGGTGCTCAGGGACGAACTGGACGTCGCCGGCCGTGCCTCCGACGAGGAGATCACCCGGGCGTTGCAGGCCGCGTGCGCCACCGACATCGTCGAGGCGCTGCCCGGCGGTCTGGAGGGGCACGTCGCCGAGGCCGGCCGGGAGTTCTCCGGCGGCCAGCAGCAGCGGCTCAGGCTCGCCAGGGCGCTGACCCTCGACCCGGAGGTGCTCATCCTCATCGAGCCCACCAGCGCGGTCGACGCGCACAGCGAGGCCCGCATCGCCGACCGGCTGGCCAAGGCCCGCGCGGGCAAGACCACGCTGGTCTGCACGACCAGTCCGCTGGTGCTCGACCGCACCGACCACGTCATCTACGTCGAGGGAGGTGTCGTGCGCGCCCAGGGCACGCACCGGGAGCTGCTGGCCACCCACCCGGGCTACACCGCCGTCGTGACCCGGGGTGAGGAGTCGTGA
- a CDS encoding fumarate reductase/succinate dehydrogenase flavoprotein subunit, whose product MSTGYTEGEPIRDTKAPEGPIEDRWEKRKFSAKLVNPANKRKLSVIVVGTGLAGGSAAATLGELGYNVTSFCYQDTPRRAHSIAAQGGINAAKNYRGDGDSIYRLFYDTVKGGDFRARESNVYRLAQVSVNIIDQAVAQGVPFAREYGGLLDTRSFGGAQVSRTFYARGQTGQQLLLGAYQALERQIAAGTVKMHTRHEMLDLIVSDGRARGVIVRDMVTGEIERHVADAVVLASGGYGNVFFLSTNAKGCNTTAIWRAHRRGAMFANPCYTQIHPTCIPVSGDHQSKLTLMSESLRNDGRVWVPMKAGDTRPASAIPEEERDYYLERIYPAFGNLVPRDIASRAAKNVCDEGRGVGPGGLGVYLDFADAIRRLGRDAVEKKYGNLFEMYERITGEDPYAQPMRIYPAVHYTMGGLWVDYDLQSTIPGLFVIGEANFSDHGANRLGASALMQGLSDGYFVLPTTIGDYLANGPYDEVDEDDVAEAEAEVRQKIDKLLKNNGTRTADSYHRELGKIMWEYCGMERTEESLRKALERIPELREEFWQNVKVSGEADELNQALERAGRVGDFFDLAELMCVDALHRTESCGGHFRAESQDADGEALRDDENFSYVAAWEYGEQGPILHKEDLDYEYVKMSQRSYK is encoded by the coding sequence ATGAGCACGGGGTACACCGAAGGTGAGCCGATCCGTGACACCAAGGCCCCCGAAGGCCCGATCGAGGACCGCTGGGAGAAGCGCAAGTTCTCCGCGAAGCTGGTCAACCCGGCCAACAAGCGCAAGCTCAGCGTCATCGTCGTGGGCACCGGGCTGGCGGGCGGCTCGGCCGCCGCGACCCTCGGTGAGCTCGGCTACAACGTCACGTCGTTCTGCTACCAGGACACGCCCCGCCGCGCGCACTCCATCGCGGCCCAGGGCGGCATCAACGCCGCCAAGAACTACCGCGGCGACGGCGACTCGATCTACCGGCTGTTCTACGACACGGTCAAGGGCGGCGACTTCCGCGCCCGCGAGTCCAACGTCTACCGGCTTGCCCAGGTCAGTGTGAACATCATCGACCAGGCCGTGGCCCAGGGCGTACCGTTCGCCCGCGAGTACGGCGGCCTGCTCGACACCCGCTCCTTCGGCGGCGCGCAGGTCTCCCGTACCTTCTACGCCCGAGGCCAGACGGGGCAGCAGCTCCTGCTCGGCGCGTACCAGGCGCTGGAGCGCCAGATCGCGGCGGGCACCGTCAAGATGCACACCCGCCACGAGATGCTCGACCTGATCGTCTCCGACGGCCGGGCACGCGGCGTCATCGTCCGTGACATGGTCACCGGCGAGATCGAGCGGCACGTCGCCGACGCGGTCGTGCTGGCCAGCGGCGGGTACGGCAACGTCTTCTTCCTGTCGACGAACGCCAAGGGCTGCAACACCACGGCGATCTGGCGGGCGCACCGGCGCGGCGCGATGTTCGCCAACCCCTGCTACACCCAGATCCACCCGACCTGCATCCCGGTCAGCGGCGATCACCAGTCGAAGCTGACCCTGATGTCGGAGTCGCTGCGCAACGACGGCCGCGTGTGGGTGCCGATGAAGGCGGGCGACACCCGTCCGGCCTCGGCGATCCCCGAGGAGGAGCGCGACTACTACCTGGAGCGCATCTACCCGGCGTTCGGCAACCTGGTCCCGCGTGACATCGCCTCCCGCGCCGCCAAGAACGTCTGCGACGAGGGGCGCGGCGTCGGCCCCGGCGGCCTGGGCGTCTACCTCGACTTCGCCGACGCGATCCGCCGTCTGGGCCGCGACGCGGTGGAGAAGAAGTACGGCAACCTCTTCGAGATGTACGAGCGCATCACCGGCGAGGACCCGTACGCCCAGCCGATGCGCATCTACCCCGCCGTCCACTACACGATGGGCGGCCTGTGGGTGGACTACGACCTGCAGTCCACGATCCCCGGCCTGTTCGTGATCGGCGAGGCCAACTTCTCCGACCACGGCGCCAACCGTCTCGGCGCGTCCGCACTGATGCAGGGCCTGTCCGACGGCTACTTCGTGCTGCCGACCACGATCGGCGACTACCTCGCGAACGGCCCCTACGACGAGGTCGACGAGGATGACGTGGCCGAGGCCGAGGCCGAGGTGCGCCAGAAGATCGACAAGCTGCTGAAGAACAACGGCACCCGCACCGCCGACTCCTACCATCGTGAACTCGGCAAGATCATGTGGGAGTACTGCGGTATGGAGCGCACCGAGGAGTCGCTCCGCAAGGCGCTGGAGCGGATTCCCGAGCTTCGCGAGGAGTTCTGGCAGAACGTGAAGGTGTCCGGTGAGGCCGACGAGCTGAACCAGGCTCTGGAGCGGGCCGGACGGGTCGGGGACTTCTTCGACCTGGCCGAGCTGATGTGCGTCGACGCGCTGCACCGCACCGAGTCGTGCGGCGGTCACTTCCGCGCCGAGTCGCAGGACGCCGACGGCGAGGCCCTGCGCGACGACGAGAACTTCTCCTACGTCGCGGCCTGGGAGTACGGCGAGCAGGGTCCGATCCTGCACAAGGAAGACCTCGACTACGAGTACGTCAAGATGAGCCAGCGGAGCTACAAGTGA
- a CDS encoding LysR family transcriptional regulator has protein sequence MQLQQLAYFVAVAEARHFTQAAERMRVAQPSLSKQIKSLEAELGAPLFSRARGNVTLTPAGEALLPLARRMLADAETARSEVGELAGLRRGRVRLGATPSLCAGLLADALARFHHTYPGIELFVEEGGSRDLVRTLARGQLDLALIILPLHSDDPALLTEEILRENLVVASPSTTRARKPYVRIEELRRQPMVMFRRGYDLREATLSACRQAGFEPRFAVEGGEMDAVLRFVEAGLGVALVPSMVLDGRPGLAGTPLAPPGLRRTIAIAHRKDVEPTRAAQAFRATLLLFLAEAAREGSLPQGVDLITQD, from the coding sequence GTGCAGCTCCAGCAACTCGCCTATTTCGTGGCGGTCGCCGAGGCTCGGCACTTCACCCAGGCCGCTGAGCGGATGCGCGTAGCCCAGCCCTCGCTGAGCAAGCAGATCAAGAGCCTGGAGGCCGAGCTGGGCGCACCGCTGTTCAGCCGTGCCCGGGGGAACGTCACGCTCACCCCCGCGGGCGAGGCGCTGCTGCCATTGGCCCGCCGCATGCTGGCCGACGCCGAGACCGCCAGGAGCGAGGTCGGCGAGCTGGCCGGGCTGCGCCGTGGACGGGTCCGGCTGGGCGCCACGCCCTCGCTCTGCGCGGGGCTGCTCGCCGACGCGCTGGCCAGGTTCCACCACACCTACCCCGGCATCGAACTGTTCGTGGAGGAGGGTGGCTCCCGCGACCTGGTCCGCACCCTCGCCCGAGGCCAGCTCGACCTGGCACTGATCATCCTGCCGCTGCACAGCGACGACCCCGCCCTCCTCACCGAGGAGATCCTGCGGGAGAACCTCGTCGTCGCCTCCCCCTCGACCACTCGCGCCCGCAAGCCGTACGTGCGCATCGAAGAGCTGCGCCGGCAGCCGATGGTGATGTTCAGACGCGGATACGACCTGCGGGAGGCCACGCTCAGCGCCTGCCGGCAGGCCGGGTTCGAGCCCAGGTTCGCGGTGGAGGGCGGCGAGATGGACGCCGTGCTGCGTTTTGTGGAGGCCGGGCTGGGGGTCGCGCTGGTCCCCTCGATGGTCCTGGACGGCCGTCCGGGACTGGCCGGAACGCCCCTGGCGCCTCCCGGGCTGCGCCGTACCATCGCCATCGCGCACCGCAAGGACGTCGAGCCCACCCGCGCGGCCCAGGCCTTCCGCGCGACCCTGCTCCTCTTCCTCGCCGAGGCCGCCCGCGAGGGCAGCCTCCCTCAAGGAGTGGACCTGATCACCCAGGATTGA
- a CDS encoding Clp protease N-terminal domain-containing protein codes for MFERFTDQARQTVKLAQENTRRLKHPSIGTEHLLLGLLDQPQTVSARILGRHGLDHERANLAVVRLVPHPPKDALDADALETIGIDLSAIREKVEAAFGPGSLDRPPQRNHRGGLFSGRHIPFSAAAKKSLELSLREAIALKHKYIGDGHILLGLLREGEGVASRVITDAGIDTETLRREIVRELGTRRTPE; via the coding sequence ATGTTCGAACGGTTCACGGATCAGGCCCGGCAGACGGTGAAACTCGCCCAGGAGAACACCCGCCGGCTGAAGCACCCGTCCATCGGCACCGAGCACCTCCTGCTGGGACTGCTCGACCAGCCGCAGACCGTCTCGGCCCGGATCCTCGGACGGCACGGCCTGGACCACGAGCGGGCCAACCTGGCCGTGGTGCGCCTCGTCCCCCACCCGCCGAAGGACGCGCTCGACGCGGACGCGCTGGAGACGATCGGCATCGACCTCTCCGCCATCAGGGAGAAGGTCGAGGCCGCCTTCGGCCCAGGCTCCCTGGACCGGCCACCGCAGCGAAACCACCGTGGCGGCCTGTTCAGCGGTCGCCACATCCCCTTCTCCGCAGCCGCGAAGAAGTCCCTGGAACTGTCCCTCCGGGAGGCCATCGCCCTCAAGCACAAATACATCGGCGACGGCCACATCCTGCTGGGGCTGCTCCGCGAGGGGGAGGGAGTGGCCTCGCGCGTCATCACCGACGCGGGCATCGACACGGAGACGCTGCGCCGGGAGATCGTCCGGGAACTCGGGACACGGCGGACACCCGAGTAG